Genomic window (Xylanimonas protaetiae):
GAGCAGTGGGCGAAGAAGATCGACTCGGCCGTCTTCCCGGGCCAGCAGGGCGGCCCGCTCATGCACGTCGTGGCCGCCAAGGCCGTGGCGTTCAAGATCGCCGCGTCGGACTCCTTCAAGGACCGTCAGGAGCGCACGCTGCGCGGCGCCCAGATCATCGCCTCGCGGCTCTCGGAGCCCGACGTCGCGGCCGCGGGTGCGTCCGTGCTGACCGGCGGCACCGACGTGCACCTGGTGCTCGTCGACCTGCGCAGGTCCGCGCTCGACGGCCAGCAGGCCGAGGACCTCCTGCACGACGCCGGCATCACCGTGAACCGCAACGCCGTCCCGTTCGACCCGCGCCCCCCGCGCGTGACCTCGGGCCTGCGCATCGGCACCCCGGCGCTCGCCACGCGCGGCTTCGGCGACGCCGAGTTCACCGAGGTGGCCGACATCATCGCCGTCGCGCTGCGTGACGGTGCGGCCGCCGACGTCGACGCGCTGAGCGCCCGCGTGGACGCGCTCACGGCGGACTTCCCGCTGTACCCGGACCTGGTGCAGTACTGATGGTCGCCCAGAAGCTCGACGGCACCGCCACCGCGGCGGCCATCAAGGCGGAGCTCAAGGACCGTGTCGCGGCGCTCGCCGAGCGCGGCGTCGTGCCGGGCCTCGGCACCCTGCTCGTCGGGGACGACCCGGGCTCGCAGTGGTACGTGGCCGGGAAGCACAAGGACTGCGCCGAGGTCGGCATCGCCTCGATCCGTGAGGACCTGCCCGGGGACGCCACGCAGGAGGACATCGAGGCGGCCGTGCGTCGTCTCAACGAGGACCCGGCCTGCACCGGGTTCATCGTGCAGCTCCCGCTGCCGAAGGGCATCGACACGAACCGCGTGCTCGAGCTCGTCGACCCCGCCAAGGACGCCGACGGACTGCACCCGACCAACCTGGGCCGCCTGGTGCTGCGCGTCAACGAGGAGATCACCTCGCCGCTGCCGTGCACGCCGCGCGGCATCATCGAGCTCATCGCCCGGCACGGGGTCGACCTCGCGGGCAAGCACGTCGTCGTCCTCGGGCGCGGCGTGACGGTGGGTCGGCCCATCGGCCTGCTGCTCACGCGCCGGGCCGTCAACGCGACCGTCACGCTGACCCACACCGGCACGCGCGACCTCGCGGACCTGGTGCGGCAGGCCGACGTGGTCGTCGCGGCGGCGGGCGTCAAGGGCATCGTCACGGCCGACATGGTCAAGCCGGGCGCGATCCTGATCGACGTCGGCGTCTCGCGCGAGGTCGACGAGGAGACGGGCAAGTCCCGCGTCGTCGGCGACGTAGCCCCGTCGGCGCTGGAGGTGGCGGCCTGGTACTCCCCGAACCCGGGCGGCGTAGGCCCGATGACCCGCGCGATGCTGCTCGCGAACGTGGTAGACACGGCCGAACGCCTCACCTAACCCCGCCTGACCCCGCCTGACCCCCGCCGAGCGACCCTGGATGTCCGGGTATGGCACCCCATACCCGGACATCCAGGGTCGCTCGTGCGTCGTGCGATGAGTTGTCGCGGTCGGTGTCGTCCGAACGGGTGACAGTGGTTGGATCGATGGGCGGAGGGCTGTGGAGATGGGCATCGTCAGGCCGCACCTGTGGTTCGCGAAGGACGCCGAGAAGGCCGCCGCGTTCTACGCGAGCGTCATCCCGAACTCGCGGGTCACCCACGTCGTGAACGCACCCGCCGGCGTCCCCGACGTCGCCGAGGGGGAGCCGTTCATCGTGAACATGGAGCTTGACGGGATGCCCGTCGACATGATCAACGCCGGGTCGGCGTTCACGCTCGACGAGGCGTTCAGCTTCGTCGTCGACTGCGACGACCAGGAGCAGGTCGACCACTACTGGGAGGCGCTCACCGCTGACGGCGGGGAGCCCGGCCAGTGCGGCTGGCTGACCGACCGGTTCGGGGTCTCGTGGCAGGTGGTGCCGAAGGAGATCGAGAAGATCTTCGGCGACTACAGCTCCGAGGGGAGCAAACGGGCGTTGGCCGCGATGCTCACGATGACGAAGCTGGACATCGCCGCGCTGGAGGCCGCCGCGCGCGCCTGACCCGGCCCGGGCGGGCCGCGTGTCGGTGGCGTAGGGCAGAATCCTGCGCGTGCTGACCGTCGCCACCGCCAACGTCAACGGAGTCCGGGCCGCCATGCGGCGGGGCATGGACCGCTGGATCGCCGACCGCGCGCCGGACGTGCTGCTCCTGCAGGAGGTCCGCGCGCCGGACGCCGTGCTCGACGGGTTCTTCGACGGGTGGCACGTGGCGCAGCAGGCCAGCGACATCAAGGGGCGCGCCGGCGTGGCCGTCGCCTCCCGGCTCCCCGTCCACGCGGTGCGCGTCGGCCTGTCGGCGCACCACCCCGACGGCGGCGCGGAGCCGCCCGTCGACACCGGGCGGTGGGTCGAGGCGGACCTCGAGGTGCCCGGCGGTGGGCTGGTGACGGTCGTGTCCGCCTACATCCACTCCGGCTCGACGTGGCCGGCGGACAACCCGGTCAAGATGGTCGAGAAGTACGCCTACCTGGAGAAGGTCACAGCGCGGCTCGCCGAGCTCGGCGCGGGGACGACGCCGGCGCTCGTGGCCGGCGACCTCAACATCGCCCACCGATGCGTCGACATCAAGAACTGGAAGGGCAACCTCAAGAACGCGGGGTTCCTGCCCGAGGAGCGCGCGTACCTGGACCGCTGGTTCGGCGAGCTCGGCTGGACGGACCTCGGCCGGGCGCACGGGGGCGAGGGTCCCGGCCCCTACACGTGGTGGACGTGGCGCGGGCAGGCGTTCGAGAAGGACACGGGCTGGCGCATCGACTACCAGCTCGCGAACCCCGCGCTCGCGCCGCGCGCGCTCAAGGTCGAGGTCGACCGGGCGCCGACGTACGAGGAGCGCTGGAGCGACCACGCACCCGTCGTCGCCACGTACGACCTGTAGCCGAGCGGGCAGCGCGCCCGTCGTCCTGCGGGGGCTGCGCCCGTCGTCCGGCGAGCGCAGCGCCCGTCATCCTGCGCGGAGTCGCGGGACCCAGGACGTGCCGTGGGCCCCGCGACGTCGCTCCAGGACGAGGCTCAGGCGTCCCGTCCCGCCGCCGCCGACGGCGGCCCGAGGAGGAACGCCGGGGCCGTGAGCCCCTGGGCGGCGAACGCGGCCGCGACCTCCTCGGCGACGCGCTCGACGTCCGCGACGCGGACGAGCGCGATGGTCGAGCCGCCGAACCCGCCGCCCGTCATGCGGGCGCCGATCGCCCCCGCCGCGATGGAGGCCTCCACGGCGAGGTCCGTCTCGCGCACGGTGACGTCGTAGTCGTCGCGCAGCGAGGCGTGCGACGCGTTCATGAGCTCCCCGACACGCGCGACGACGGCCTCGTCGGGCACGCCGCCGGTGCCCAGGCCGCCGCGGACCAGGTCGACGAGCTCCGCGGTGCGGGCCGTCTCCGTGACCACGTGCCGCACGCGGCGGCGCAGGCTGTCCTGGACGTCGTACTCCGCCAGGCGGTCCAGCGCGGCGTCGAGGTCCGCGGGCGCGATCTCCCGCAGGTCCTGCACGCCGAGGTAGTTCGCTGCCGTCTCGCACGAGGCGCGGCGGTCGGCGTACTGCCCGTCCACGAGCTGGTGGGGGGCGCGCGAGTCCACGACCAGCAGCGTCAGCCCGACGGCGGCCAGGTCGAAGGGCACGTGCTGCGCGAAGTCCGCCGGGGCCAGGCCCGGGCGGAAGTCGAGCAGCAGCGCCTGGCCCTCGTCGCAGAGCATCGCGGCCGACTGGTCGAGCCCGCCCGTGGGCGCGCCCGCGATCTCGTTCTCCGCGCGGCGCGCGGCGTCCACCAGCGCGGTGCGGCCCGCGTCGTCGTCGGTGAGGCCGAGGCTGAAGACGTCGGACAGCGCGGCCGCGAAGGCGCACTCGATCGCCGCCGAGCTCGACAGCGACGCCCCGAACGGCACGCACGAGTCGATGACGGCGTCGAACCCGCCGACGGCGTAGCCGGCCTCCCGCAGCGCCCAGGCGACACCCGCGACGTACGCGGCCCAGCCGTGCACGGCACCCGGGTGGACGTCGGCGAGGCGCGCGGTCCACGGCTCGTCGGTCTGCGCCGACGCGATGCGCACGACGTCGTCGTCGCGCCGCTCCAGCGCGACGAACGTGCGGTGCGGCAGCGCGGTGGGCAGGCAGAGGCCCGCGTTGTAGTCGGTGTGCTCGCCGATGAGGTTCACGCGGCCCGGGGCCGACCAGACGCCGTCCGGGGTCCCGGGGACCGGGCCGAGGTCGCTGTCGTCATGGAAGGTGCGGGCGAAGAGGTCGCGGACACGCTCGGTGCCCTCGGCACGGTCCCACGCGGGCAGCCACTGCGGTGCGGACATACGGGATCTCCTGATGACGGGGGATGCGTGCCTGCAGTCTTCCAGGTGGACCGCCCAGGTGGCGGCATGAGACCTCAGCGCCGTCGTGGACGTGGGCGCGGACCGGGCGCGCCGGGTCCGCGGGGGCGGGCCGCGCGGGGGATCAGGCCGGCGTGACTCCCAGGCGCATGCCCGCCAGGCCGCGCTTGCGGGCGGCGAGGCTGCGGGCCACGTCGCGCAGCACGCGGCCGCCGGGGGAGTCCGGAGCGGCGAGCACGGCGGGGGTGCCGTCGTCGCCGGCCTCGCGGACGGCGGGGTCGAGCGGCACCTGGCCGAGGAGTGGCACCTCCGTGCCGAGCGCCCTGCCGAGCGACTCCGCCACGCGCGAGCCGCCGCCGGAGCCGAAGACCTCCAGGCGCGACCCGTCGGCCTGCTCCAGCCACGACATGTTCTCGACGACGCCGACGACGCCCTGGTGCGTCTGCAGCGCGATCGAGCCGGCGCGCTCCGCGACCTCGGCCGCGGCCGCCTGCGGCGTCGTGACGACGACGATCTCGGAGCCGGGCAGCAGCTGCGCCACGGAGATGGCGATGTCGCCCGTGCCGGGCGGCAGGTCGAGCAGCAGCACGTCGAGGTCCCCCCAGTAGACGTCGGCGAGGAACTGCTCGAGCGCGCGGTGCAGCATCGGCCCACGCCACACGACGGGCTGGCCGGGCGGCACGAACATGCCGATCGACACGACCTTCACGCCGTGCGCGATGGGGGGCAGCAGCATCGAGTCGACGCGCGTGGGCTGGCGGTCCACGCCCAGCATGCGGGGGATGGAGAACCCGTAGATGTCGGCGTCGACCACGCCCACGCTGAGCCCCTCGGCGGCCAGCGCCACCGCGAGGTTGGCCGTCACCGACGACTTGCCGACGCCGCCCTTGCCCGAGGCGATCGCGTACACCTTGGTGAGCGAGCCGGGCTGGGAGAACGGGATGACCGGGTCGCCTGTGCCGCCGCGCAGCCGGGAGCGCAGCCGGCCGCGCTGCTCGGGCGACATGACGCCGAGGTCCACGTGCACGCCCGTGACGCCGTCCAGCGCCTCGACGGCGCCGGTCACGTCGGCCACGATCGTCGACTGGAGCGGGCAGCCCGCTACGGTGAGGTCGACGCCGACCGTGACGCGTCCGCCGTCGGCCACGTCGACCGACCGGACCATGTCCAGGTCGGTGATGGGGCGGCGGATCTCCGGGTCGATGACGGTCGTTAGGGCCTCGCGGACCTGGTCGACGAGAGTGGTCATACCTCGATCCTATGCGGTGGCCGGCCCGCACCTCCCGGCGCGTCGGCACCCCGCCCGGCACCGGGCGCGCGGCTAGGCTGCGCGAGCACGGGAGGGGGTGGGCATGGACGTCCGAGCAGCGATCCCGACGACGGTGACGCACCTGGCCGCCGCCGCCGAGGCGACGGCGCTCGCGGCGCGCCTCCAGGACGCGGGGCGCCCGTGGCCCGTCGTCGTCATCTCCACCCCGGCCGGGTCGCCCCGGCCGTACGTCGACGCCGAGGCCGTGCTCGACGAGGTCACCGGCTGGGCCGAGGTCGTCGTCGTCCCGACGGGCGGCGTGTCGTGGGCGTTCTCCGAGGCCATGCCGCCGCACACCCAGGTGTACGGCGGCGCGAGCCGCGTCTACCCCGTGGGCGTCGACTGGGTGCACGACGTGCGCCGGTCCCGGCTGCGGTTCGCCTACTCGCCCGAGGAGGGCGCGCGGGTGCGCGGCCCCCTGGTGCACGACGCGCTGGACGCGGCGGCGCGCGCCGGCCTGACGGGCGCGCGCCCGCACGGCGCGGCACGCACGGCCACCGGCACCGTCCGGCTGATCACGGCCGCCCGCGCGCTCGTCGCCCTCGACGACGGCTCGCGGGCCGCGGTCGCCGAGGAGCTCACGCTGCCCGGCGTGCCCGTCGAGCGGCTGCTGCGCCCCGGCATGCGGGTGTCCGGCACGCTCGACCCGGCCACGCGCCTGCTCGACGTCACCGGCATGGTGCCCGACCGCGAGGAGCGCCTGCGCCTCGTCCACGCGAGCTACCGGCCCGGCAGCGTGGTGCTCGGCCGCGTGGTCCGCGTCGCCGAGGGCACGGTCAGCCTCGCCGTCGCGCCCGACGTCGAGGCGCACGTGCGGCGCGCGCACGTCACCGGCAACGACCTCGACCGCCTCACCGACCTCTTCACCGAGGGGGAGGTCGTGGCCGCACGCGTCGTCCCGTCGCCCGGGCTCTCGCTGCGTCTCGACGACGTCGACGACACCGCGGAGGAGCCGCTGCCCGCGATCGCGCTGCTGC
Coding sequences:
- a CDS encoding Mrp/NBP35 family ATP-binding protein, translating into MTTLVDQVREALTTVIDPEIRRPITDLDMVRSVDVADGGRVTVGVDLTVAGCPLQSTIVADVTGAVEALDGVTGVHVDLGVMSPEQRGRLRSRLRGGTGDPVIPFSQPGSLTKVYAIASGKGGVGKSSVTANLAVALAAEGLSVGVVDADIYGFSIPRMLGVDRQPTRVDSMLLPPIAHGVKVVSIGMFVPPGQPVVWRGPMLHRALEQFLADVYWGDLDVLLLDLPPGTGDIAISVAQLLPGSEIVVVTTPQAAAAEVAERAGSIALQTHQGVVGVVENMSWLEQADGSRLEVFGSGGGSRVAESLGRALGTEVPLLGQVPLDPAVREAGDDGTPAVLAAPDSPGGRVLRDVARSLAARKRGLAGMRLGVTPA
- the galK gene encoding galactokinase, translating into MSAPQWLPAWDRAEGTERVRDLFARTFHDDSDLGPVPGTPDGVWSAPGRVNLIGEHTDYNAGLCLPTALPHRTFVALERRDDDVVRIASAQTDEPWTARLADVHPGAVHGWAAYVAGVAWALREAGYAVGGFDAVIDSCVPFGASLSSSAAIECAFAAALSDVFSLGLTDDDAGRTALVDAARRAENEIAGAPTGGLDQSAAMLCDEGQALLLDFRPGLAPADFAQHVPFDLAAVGLTLLVVDSRAPHQLVDGQYADRRASCETAANYLGVQDLREIAPADLDAALDRLAEYDVQDSLRRRVRHVVTETARTAELVDLVRGGLGTGGVPDEAVVARVGELMNASHASLRDDYDVTVRETDLAVEASIAAGAIGARMTGGGFGGSTIALVRVADVERVAEEVAAAFAAQGLTAPAFLLGPPSAAAGRDA
- a CDS encoding bifunctional methylenetetrahydrofolate dehydrogenase/methenyltetrahydrofolate cyclohydrolase, whose amino-acid sequence is MVAQKLDGTATAAAIKAELKDRVAALAERGVVPGLGTLLVGDDPGSQWYVAGKHKDCAEVGIASIREDLPGDATQEDIEAAVRRLNEDPACTGFIVQLPLPKGIDTNRVLELVDPAKDADGLHPTNLGRLVLRVNEEITSPLPCTPRGIIELIARHGVDLAGKHVVVLGRGVTVGRPIGLLLTRRAVNATVTLTHTGTRDLADLVRQADVVVAAAGVKGIVTADMVKPGAILIDVGVSREVDEETGKSRVVGDVAPSALEVAAWYSPNPGGVGPMTRAMLLANVVDTAERLT
- a CDS encoding VOC family protein; this encodes MGIVRPHLWFAKDAEKAAAFYASVIPNSRVTHVVNAPAGVPDVAEGEPFIVNMELDGMPVDMINAGSAFTLDEAFSFVVDCDDQEQVDHYWEALTADGGEPGQCGWLTDRFGVSWQVVPKEIEKIFGDYSSEGSKRALAAMLTMTKLDIAALEAAARA
- a CDS encoding exodeoxyribonuclease III, whose protein sequence is MLTVATANVNGVRAAMRRGMDRWIADRAPDVLLLQEVRAPDAVLDGFFDGWHVAQQASDIKGRAGVAVASRLPVHAVRVGLSAHHPDGGAEPPVDTGRWVEADLEVPGGGLVTVVSAYIHSGSTWPADNPVKMVEKYAYLEKVTARLAELGAGTTPALVAGDLNIAHRCVDIKNWKGNLKNAGFLPEERAYLDRWFGELGWTDLGRAHGGEGPGPYTWWTWRGQAFEKDTGWRIDYQLANPALAPRALKVEVDRAPTYEERWSDHAPVVATYDL